The Bicyclus anynana chromosome Z, ilBicAnyn1.1, whole genome shotgun sequence genome window below encodes:
- the LOC112049138 gene encoding DENN domain-containing protein 1A isoform X2 — MGSRVRDTVRYLFELFCEVSPGDHVRDPYIVRKYPDVYKNEEELKNIPKFTFPCQFDNTFVQHYSFVLTSVDSKYTFCFCRYDPKANTSLVLLSHLPWHDIFYKLLNCIANLLNSAERGELTSFLEACRSRPPLPGHTLKVTYNAGHNAFSCQSPDNKLPSIPENCNLTEYFSAMDTKCMCGLWAALLHERRVAIVASKPSRLSAVVQAANATLFPMSWQHIFIPILPKHLVDYLLAPMPFLIGVPRCVMETVRMSEVGDVVVLDVDANELKSPFHDLESLPQDMVTGLKKALSDKNALGDAVSRAFLRALVCLIGGYRDAIRIEKGQLITFNPEAFVRTRKHMQPFLRKILQSQIFQQFIDERLELLNSGRGFNDEFEVECNNYAEKVSTGSGQRLKQQYRDWAKTVKKEGGAFFKTVKDKANPAVQSAVKTVRQGGKNVKSAVRGLKNKMPKTGSRPSSINTTDDSRKICSRCSARGVTPSNPNTDPIFGPSRLSCGSATPVSSDSSDSTPSRDAPPREPPPALPLDLLTEMEFLLNNKRRDSLPAEARDADVSLADRAKTLSPFPPPRLPARPVPPARYPIVSTRRLVDVSDAPAPPPRAHPAPAATTFVTDLTRTDGVAADFHTSTIRFTEGGDKAKLELTLSSNRRSDPPNGTAIKPSRAPLAPLPAPDRPRPRPLCKSRTREMTKIVLPHKLRYLENMLNAEVIAKAAKIRQRMEANPNNQDSDKSWPLILAKYQADDKRNMPAYAYDSLYSRRIPNL, encoded by the exons ATGGGTTCGAGAGtaag AGATACAGTTCGCTATCTGTTTGAATTATTCTGTGAGGTGTCACCTGGTGACCATGTGAGGGATCCATACATAGTGAGGAAGTATCCAGATGTTTACAAAAATGAGGAGGAGTTGAAAAACATACCCAAATTTACATTCCCATGTCAATTTGATAA CACATTCGTTCAACATTACTCATTTGTGTTGACATCTGTGGACTCCAAGTACACATTCTGTTTCTGCCGCTACGACCCGAAGGCCAACACATCTCTTGTGTTGCTATCACATCTGCCATGGCACGACATATTTTACAA GTTACTAAACTGTATAGCGAATCTATTGAACAGCGCCGAGCGAGGCGAGTTGACGTCCTTCCTCGAGGCGTGCAGGTCGCGGCCGCCACTGCCCGGCCACACGCTGAAGGTCACGTACAACGCCGGCCACAATGCCTTCTCCTGTCAGAGCCCCGACAACAAGTTGCcgagcataccagagaat TGCAACCTAACAGAGTACTTCAGCGCGATGGACACGAAGTGCATGTGCGGCCTGTGGGCGGCGCTCCTGCACGAGCGACGCGTCGCGATCGTCGCGTCGAAGCCGTCGCGACTGTCGGCGGTCGTGCAGGCGGCGAACGCGACGCTGTTCCCAATGTCGTGGCAGCACATCTTCATCCCCATATTGCCCAAACACTTGGTCGACTACCTGCTCGCGCCCATGCCCTTCCTCATTGGAGTTCCTAGATGTGTTATGGAG ACCGTGAGAATGTCAGAAGTCGGCGACGTGGTGGTGCTAGATGTGGACGCGAACGAGTTGAAGTCGCCATTCCACGATCTAGAGAGCCTACCGCAGGATATG GTGACAGGCTTAAAGAAGGCTTTAAGTGACAAGAACGCTTTAGGAGACGCCGTGTCGAGGGCTTTCTTGCGCGCTCTTGTCTGTCTGATTGGCGGCTACAGAGATGCTATTAG AATCGAGAAAGGGCAATTGATCACGTTCAATCCGGAAGCGTTTGTTAGGACGCGGAAGCACATGCAACCTTTTCTCAGAAAAATACTGCAGTCACAGATATTTCAGCAG TTTATAGACGAAAGGCTGGAGCTCCTAAACTCAGGACGCGGTTTCAACGATGAGTTCGAGGTGGAGTGCAATAACTACGCGGAGAAAGTCAGCACGGGCAGCGGGCAGCGGCTCAAGCAGCAGTATCGCGACTGGGCCAAAACAGTAAAGAAGGAGGGCGGCGCCTTCTTTAAGACTGTTAAAGATAAG GCGAACCCCGCAGTTCAATCGGCTGTTAAAACG GTCCGTCAAGGTGGTAAAAATGTGAAGTCTGCTGTGAGGGGGTTGAAGAACAAAATGCCCAAAACCGGCTCCAGACCATCTTCCATAAACACTACGGATGACAGCAG GAAGATCTGCTCAAGGTGCTCTGCGAGGGGTGTAACTCCGAGCAACCCCAACACAGATCCAATTTTCGGACCATCAAG GTTATCATGCGGGTCAGCTACCCCGGTGTCGTCGGACTCGTCGGACTCGACGCCGTCCCGAGACGCGCCGCCCCGCGAACCGCCGCCCGCGCTGCCGCTCGACCTGCTCACAGAGATGGAGTTCCTGCTAAACAACAAGCGACGCGACAGCCTGCCCGCCGAAGCGCGCGACGCCGACGTTAGCCTCGCAGACAGAGCC AAAACACTGTCTCCCTTCCCCCCACCCCGGCTACCGGCTCGTCCCGTCCCCCCCGCCCGCTACCCGATCGTGTCCACGCGCCGACTGGTGGACGTGTCGGACGcgccggcgccgccgccgcgcgcgcacCCGGCGCCGGCCGCGACGACCTTCGTGACCGACCTCACGAGGACCGACGGCGTCGCGGCCGACTTCCACACGAGCACGATCCGCTTCACGGAGGGCGGCGACAAGGCCAAGCTCGAGCTGACGCTCTCCTCCAACCGGAGGTCCGACCCTCCTAACGGTACCGCGATAAAGCCGTCGCGGGCGCCCCTCGCCCCGCTGCCCGCGCCCGACCGCCCGAGGCCTCGCCCGCTCTGCAAGAGCAGAACTCGAGAG